GAACCTGACCGTTCACAAGGTTCGTGGGCGTGGCTATCAACTGGCTTCTCCGCTGAACTTGCTGGAAGAGCAGGCAATTGCCGACTTTTCGCAAGGGGAGCAGTGGCCGCTGTTCATACATCAGGATATCGACTCGACCAATGCAGAAGGGCTGCGGCTTGCCGCTGCCGGGCAAAGCGCCCCGTTCATGGTGCTGGCCGAGCGTCAGCGTGCCGGGCGCGGCCGTCGTGGTCGGCAGTGGGTCAGTCCATTCGCAGAGAACCTCTATTACAGCGTGGTGCTGCGCGTTGAAGGTGGTATGCGCCAACTGGAAGGGTTGAGTCTGGTCGTAGGGTTGGCCGTCATGCGCACACTGCAGGCCTTTGGGCTTCAGGATGTGGGGCTCAAGTGGCCCAATGATGTGTTGGCAGATGGCAGGAAAATCACTGGAATTCTGCTCGAGCTGGTGGGTGATCCTGCGGATGTCTGTCATGTCGTGCTGGGGATCGGTATCAATGTGAACATGCAGAGCAATGACCTGGTCGATCAGGCCTGGGCCTCGATGCGCACGCAGACGGGTAAAGTGATTGATCGTAATCATCTGGTCGCTTTGCTCACTCAGCAGCTGCAGCACGAGCTGGCTCGTCATCGTCGGTATGGTTTTGCTGCATTCCAGGAAGAGTGGGAGCAGGCGCACTTATGGCAGGGGCGGAAAGTTTCGCTCGTGGCGGGTAGTACCCGGATCGACGGGGTGGTGCTCGGAGTGGACGGTCAGGGCGGATTGCGCCTTGATGTCGATGGTGTGGAAAAGAGCTACAGCGGTGGTGAGCTCAGCCTGAGGTTGCGTGATGATTCTTGAGCTCGACTGTGGAAACAGCTTCATAAAGTGGCGTGTCATCCA
This genomic stretch from Pseudomonas entomophila harbors:
- the birA gene encoding bifunctional biotin--[acetyl-CoA-carboxylase] ligase/biotin operon repressor BirA, which codes for MLKLLNLLKDGRFHSGEALGAALGVSRSAVWKQLQHLESDLNLTVHKVRGRGYQLASPLNLLEEQAIADFSQGEQWPLFIHQDIDSTNAEGLRLAAAGQSAPFMVLAERQRAGRGRRGRQWVSPFAENLYYSVVLRVEGGMRQLEGLSLVVGLAVMRTLQAFGLQDVGLKWPNDVLADGRKITGILLELVGDPADVCHVVLGIGINVNMQSNDLVDQAWASMRTQTGKVIDRNHLVALLTQQLQHELARHRRYGFAAFQEEWEQAHLWQGRKVSLVAGSTRIDGVVLGVDGQGGLRLDVDGVEKSYSGGELSLRLRDDS